The following are encoded in a window of Rosa chinensis cultivar Old Blush chromosome 4, RchiOBHm-V2, whole genome shotgun sequence genomic DNA:
- the LOC112201169 gene encoding peroxidase 24, which translates to MRANVNVVLVSLLVFLAISSCNGGQLSPVFYRKSCPQLGRIVRNITWSKVAANPTFAAKLLRLHYHDCFVQGCDASLLIDSTDGNTAEKDARPNRSIGGYEVIDEIKAKLEEECPDIVSCADIVALAARDAVSYQFGRSMWQVFGGRKDGRVSLATEAARDLPSGGANYTSLQDQFAGLGLNYIDLVALSGAHTIGVAHCVVFARRLNFTGKGDIDPSLDTAYAEFLKTQCPSRPNPDTTVELDENSSLSFDSNYYVGLRQNKGLLGSDAALLTDRRAAWVARRFQNFHVFMARFGKSMMKMGDIGIKTGDDGEIRKNCRVIN; encoded by the exons ATGAGGGCAAACGTAAACGTTGTGTTGGTTTCACTTCTTGTTTTTCTAGCTATTAGTTCTTGTAATGGAGGTCAGCTAAGTCCGGTGTTCTACCGCAAGAGTTGCCCGCAACTTGGAAGAATAGTGAGGAACATTACATGGAGCAAAGTTGCAGCAAACCCTACCTTCGCAGCTAAGCTTCTACGGCTGCATTACCATGATTGCTTTGTCCAG GGATGTGATGCATCGCTATTGATAGATTCAACGGACGGCAACACGGCGGAGAAGGATGCAAGACCAAACCGGTCGATTGGAGGTTATGAAGTTATTGACGAAATAAAAGCCAAATTAGAAGAAGAGTGTCCCGATATCGTCTCGTGTGCTGATATAGTTGCTTTGGCAGCCAGAGATGCTGTTTCTTACCAA TTTGGCAGGTCCATGTGGCAGGTTTTTGGAGGGAGGAAAGATGGAAGAGTTTCACTTGCCACGGAGGCTGCAAGGGACTTGCCTTCCGGAGGTGCAAACTACACCTCACTCCAAGACCAATTTGCTGGTTTAGGGCTTAACTACATAGATCTTGTTGCCTTATCAG GGGCGCATACCATCGGAGTAGCACATTGCGTAGTATTTGCAAGGAGACTGAACTTCACAGGAAAAGGGGACATAGACCCCTCACTTGATACAGCATATGCAGAGTTCTTGAAAACACAATGCCCCAGTAGACCTAATCCGGATACCACCGTAGAGCTTGACGAAAATAGCTCACTTTCTTTCGACAGCAACTACTATGTGGGCCTGAGGCAGAACAAAGGCCTGCTCGGATCAGATGCTGCCCTGCTCACTGACCGGCGGGCGGCTTGGGTTGCAAGAAGATTCCAAAATTTCCATGTCTTCATGGCTCGCTTTGGTAAGTCAATGATGAAAATGGGTGACATTGGAATCAAAACAGGAGATGATGGAGAAATTAGGAAGAATTGCAGAGTTATTAATTAA